The Bacteroidia bacterium DNA segment TCCTTGGCAACAATTGTGTGAACGCAAGGGCTGCAAACTCAACGTAGTTGCTGTAAATGCAAATGGAGAAATTGAAGATGATGACTTTGACAGACGACTTAATGAACAGACGAAAATCGTTGCCATTACACATGTTTCAAATACGCTCGGCACGATTAATCCTGTAAAAAAAATCATTACAAAAGCGCATGCTTATGGTGCAAAAGTATTGATAGATGGTGCCCAAAGCGTACAGCATTTGTGTATTGATGTTCAAGATTTAGACTGCGACTTTTTTGTATTCTCAGGGCATAAGTTATTTGGACCTACAGGTATTGGGATACTTTATGGTAAAGAAGCGCTTTTAGAAAAAATGCCACCCTATCAAACCGGAGGTGAAATGATTGCAGATGTTAGTTTCCAAGAAATTAAATTCAATGAAATTCCATATAAATTTGAAGCCGGAACTCCAAATATTGCGGGTGCAATAGGATTGGCAGAGGCGATTCTTTATTTTACTCAGCTAGATAGAAACGAATTGTTGGAATATGAAAATACACTGCTTACCCATGCACTTGATGGACTGAGTCAAATTAAAGGGATGCAAGTACTGGGTCATGCTTCGCCTCAAGCGCCTATTATTTCATTCAATGTTCAGCATGTTCATCCTTATGACTTGGGAGTGTTATTAGACAAACAAGGGTTTGCAGTGCGTACAGGACATCATTGTACCCAACCTCTCATTGATTTCTTTAAGATCCAGGGGACTGTTCGCTGCTCACTTGCTTTTTATAATTCAAAGGCAGAGATAGAAAAGTTTATCCAAAGTGTTGACAAGAGTGTAAGCATGTTAAGAGGATAGAAAATGACTATACAAGAAAAACAAGATGCAATCATTGCTGAATTTGCGCCATTACATACTTGGATGGAGAAATATGAACATATTATTCAAAAAGGCAAACAACTGCCGACAATGGATTCCACTTTGAAAATAGATGATAATCTCATTAGAGGATGTCAGGCAAAAGTGTGGTTATTTGCTCATGTAAATGAAGGGAAAATCCAATTAACAGCAGATTCGGATACGTTGATAACAAAAGGCTTGATTGCACTCATTATTCAGGTATTTCATAATGAGTCTGCTAGAGAAATATTGAAAGCAGATTTGTATGTTTTTGATAAAATCGGATTAAAAGAACATTTGGAACCTACGCGTGCAAATGGCTTACTTAGCATGATAAAGCACATAAAATTATTGGCTTTAAGTGCCGGTAGATGAGCTATAATATGACGTTAAAGCATACATTTGTAACATGGATTTACAAGGTACAATTGCTGTCATTACGGGAGTTTCAAAAGGTATAGGCAAACATCTCTCAGAACAATTATTAAACAAAGGTGTGATAGTGTATGGTATTGGTCGAAACAACTCAATACACCACCCTCATTTTACTTTCATCCGATGTGATGTACGTAAGCAAGCAGATGTTGATGCAGCGTTTGATACCATCTTTCAAGATACTCATAACAAGGTTGATATTTTAGTAAACAATGCCGGTTTAGGTTATTTTGGTTTATTGGAAGAAATGCCTGTTGGGCAATGGCATGAAATGTTTGAAACCAATATTAACGGAATTTTTTATTGTGTAAGAAGGGTGTTGAGAACAATGAAACAAAGAGGAGAGGGGCATATCATTAATATTGCATCCACTGCGGGATTGGATGGTATGGCTCAAACTGCAGGATATTGCAGTTCTAAATTTGCAGTAAGGGGTTTTAGCGAGTCCTTGTATAAAGAAGTGCGTGAATATGGAGTGAAAGTAACTTGTGTTTATCCCGGCAGTGTCAAAACAGATTTCTTTAGAAATAGCCCTGTTATAAAAGCCCACGACAATATGCTGATGCCTGAAGAGCTGGCAAGTTTTTTAGTACAAGCATTAGAAACATCAAGTAATTTTCATCAAGTCAACTTAGAAGTTAGACCTTTAATGCCTAAGGGTCGCAAAATGTATGAATGATTAATGGCTGTTCTCTAAGCCAAAAATTTTGGCAGATTCGAGTGCTTGCAGATGTAGCATCTCTAACCCATTTTTTATCTGTGCCCCACGAGCTTTGCACTCTCTCAACAATAGAGTTTCTTCGGGATTATAAATTAAATCATATACAAGATGTTGGGGTGTAATGGCTGACAAGTCAATATCTATACAAGAATCTGGATATTGAGACATGCCCAAGGGTGTAGTATGAATCCAAAGTTTGTGAGAATGTAATATTTCTCTGTTTAGAGATGTGTAGCTTGTGGTTTCGTTAGATAGACTCCTGCTCACAACCAAATATTGGATGTTGAGTTGAGTTAATGCATACTTAACCGCTTGTGCGGCACCGCCATTTCCAAAAATCAATGCCTTGTGATGTTCATTTTTCAGCAAAGGTTTTAAACTTTGAAGAAAGCCAATACAATCAGTATTATACCCTGTTGTAACAATCTGTTGATGTGTTCTTTCTATCTTCATACAATTAACTGCGCCTATCATGGCTGCATGGGGAGGTACTTTGTCGAGGTAATTGATGACAGATTGTTTGTGGGGAATAGTTACATTAAGTCCTATTAAATTTGGGTGATTGCGGATGAGTAGTGGTAACTGATTGATTTCCGGAAGAGGAAAGAGTTTGTATGAAAAATTGGTGATGTGATTTGTGGCAAAATACTCCCCAAACCATTTTGGAGAAAATGAATGAGCAAGCGGAAAGCCGATTAAGCCGATTTCTTTTTCCATTTTGCTTTCACAAATTCAATAATGATAGGCAAGATAGACACTAAGATAATACCTAAAATTACCTTTTCAAAGTTGTTTCTAATAATGTCATTATTGCCGAACCAATATCCTGCTAAAGTAAGCAGAATTACCCAAACAGCTCCGCCTATAACATTATAAGAGACGAATTTGCCGTAGTGCATTTCCCCCAATCCTGCGACAAAAGGTGCAAATGTTCTTACAATCGGTACGAACCTCGCAAGTACAATGGTCTTTGCACCGTGTTTTTCAAAGAAATGATGGGTCTTTTCCATGTATTTAGGGTTGACAAGTTGTTTTCCTCTATATTTCCAACCTAACACTTTATTGCCGGCATACTTGCCAATAAAATAATTGACTGTATCTCCCAATATGGCGGCAATTAAAAGGAGAATCAACAATATCCAAATGTTAAGAACATTGTCTTGTGCTGCAAATAATCCTGCAGCAAAGAGCAGAGAATCCCCTGGTAGGAAAGGCATAATCACTAAACCGGTTTCAACAAAAATAATTAAAAATAAAATTGCGTAAATCCATACTCCATAATGATCAATCATTGCTCCTAAGTGTGTGTCTAAATGGAGGAAAAAGTCTAATACTTTGTGTAACATAATTGAGGCAGGCAAAGCTATCTTTAATTTATAATTAATAGTAGATAAAAAAGTGTATTTTCGCACCCTCAAAATTTAAAAGCAAAGAATAGTAATTATGAATGATTATTTGATTTACTTGATTCCCATTGCAGGAGCCATAGGTTTGATAGTGATGGCTATTAAATCCGCTTGGGTTAACAAACAAGATGCAGGAGACGCAAAGATGCAAGAATTGGCTGGTTATATCGCAAAAGGTGCGATGGCATTTCTTAAAGCAGAATGGAAAATCCTTTCTTACTTTGTTGTAATTACCGCAATTTTATTAGGATGGAGTGGTACTTTGGTTGAAACCTCCAGTCCTGTGATAGCAATTTCCTTTGTGATAGGTGCTGTTCTTTCAGCAACAGCTGGATATATTGGAATGAATGTCGCAACAAAGGCTAATGTGCGTACAACACAAGCAGCGAAAACAAGCTTAGCTAAGGCGTTAAAGGTTTCATTTACCGGAGGCACTGTGATGGGATTAGGAGTTGCAGGATTAGCAGTTGTGGGTTTAGGCTCAATTTTCATCGTGCTATATAATATTTTTGTAATCAACACCGGTGGAGATGTGAATGGAAAAGAGATGGAAACTGCACTGGAAGTCTTAGCAGGTTTTTCATTAGGTGCAGAATCTATTGCACTTTTTGCACGTGTAGGTGGTGGAATCTATACGAAAGCTGCAGACGTAGGTGCTGACCTTGTTGGAAAAGTGGAAGCAGGTATTCCTGAAGATGATGTAAGAAACCCCGCAACCATTGCGGATAATGTGGGAGACAATGTAGGAGATGT contains these protein-coding regions:
- a CDS encoding cysteine desulfurase, whose amino-acid sequence is MKSVVSFDVEKVRNDFPQIANNHDLVYLDNAATTFKPSRVIEAISTFYATDNANVHRGIHSLSQKATAKFEMARNTVARFINANTSKEIVFTSGATESINLVAFSFGALLKPGDEILISNMEHHSNLVPWQQLCERKGCKLNVVAVNANGEIEDDDFDRRLNEQTKIVAITHVSNTLGTINPVKKIITKAHAYGAKVLIDGAQSVQHLCIDVQDLDCDFFVFSGHKLFGPTGIGILYGKEALLEKMPPYQTGGEMIADVSFQEIKFNEIPYKFEAGTPNIAGAIGLAEAILYFTQLDRNELLEYENTLLTHALDGLSQIKGMQVLGHASPQAPIISFNVQHVHPYDLGVLLDKQGFAVRTGHHCTQPLIDFFKIQGTVRCSLAFYNSKAEIEKFIQSVDKSVSMLRG
- a CDS encoding SDR family oxidoreductase, translating into MDLQGTIAVITGVSKGIGKHLSEQLLNKGVIVYGIGRNNSIHHPHFTFIRCDVRKQADVDAAFDTIFQDTHNKVDILVNNAGLGYFGLLEEMPVGQWHEMFETNINGIFYCVRRVLRTMKQRGEGHIINIASTAGLDGMAQTAGYCSSKFAVRGFSESLYKEVREYGVKVTCVYPGSVKTDFFRNSPVIKAHDNMLMPEELASFLVQALETSSNFHQVNLEVRPLMPKGRKMYE
- a CDS encoding shikimate dehydrogenase translates to MEKEIGLIGFPLAHSFSPKWFGEYFATNHITNFSYKLFPLPEINQLPLLIRNHPNLIGLNVTIPHKQSVINYLDKVPPHAAMIGAVNCMKIERTHQQIVTTGYNTDCIGFLQSLKPLLKNEHHKALIFGNGGAAQAVKYALTQLNIQYLVVSRSLSNETTSYTSLNREILHSHKLWIHTTPLGMSQYPDSCIDIDLSAITPQHLVYDLIYNPEETLLLRECKARGAQIKNGLEMLHLQALESAKIFGLENSH
- a CDS encoding SufE family protein: MTIQEKQDAIIAEFAPLHTWMEKYEHIIQKGKQLPTMDSTLKIDDNLIRGCQAKVWLFAHVNEGKIQLTADSDTLITKGLIALIIQVFHNESAREILKADLYVFDKIGLKEHLEPTRANGLLSMIKHIKLLALSAGR
- a CDS encoding DedA family protein; this translates as MLHKVLDFFLHLDTHLGAMIDHYGVWIYAILFLIIFVETGLVIMPFLPGDSLLFAAGLFAAQDNVLNIWILLILLLIAAILGDTVNYFIGKYAGNKVLGWKYRGKQLVNPKYMEKTHHFFEKHGAKTIVLARFVPIVRTFAPFVAGLGEMHYGKFVSYNVIGGAVWVILLTLAGYWFGNNDIIRNNFEKVILGIILVSILPIIIEFVKAKWKKKSA